A genome region from Setaria italica strain Yugu1 chromosome III, Setaria_italica_v2.0, whole genome shotgun sequence includes the following:
- the LOC101757922 gene encoding G-type lectin S-receptor-like serine/threonine-protein kinase At2g19130 isoform X2 codes for MALLYILLFGFLLSSMHTPPCSAAPANDDTLMAGQVLASGDKLISRNGKFALGFFQFQPPPTAVISIASCGLLIFMLMFWSKKIKWCGVPLLGSQGSGGGITAFRYTDLGHATKHFSQRLGGGGFGSVFKGVLSDRTSIAVKRLDGARQGEKQFRAEVSSIGLIQHINLVKLIGFCCEGDKRLLVYEHMSNGSLNAHLFQSNASTILSWSTRYQIAIGVARGLSYLHHSCRECIIHCDIKPENILLDASFLPKITDFGMAAIVGRDFSRVLTTFRGTAGYLAPEWLSGVAITPKVDVYSFGMVLLEIISGRRNSSEAYTSNSYQAVYFPVQASSKLHEGDVQSLVDPQLRGDFDLAEAERVCKVACWCIQDNEVHRPTMVEVVRVLEGLQEVDMPPMPRLLAAITERSDVTSICSVRSAFLQLSVMGLGWELETSKQISWLCLSLHYCLHFVQRLSGLLFIWSVLIDDPLITRARLHCSQWRLLLEKNQQLELDDKNQFVRTLLNLFL; via the exons ATGGCTCTCCTCTACATACTACTCTTTGGCTTCCTCTTGTCTTCCATGCACACTCCTCCGTGTTCTGCCGCACCGGCAAATGATGACACTCTCATGGCAGGCCAGGTGCTTGCCTCCGGCGACAAGCTCATCTCAAGAAATGGCAAGTTCGCGCTCGGCTTCTTTCAGTTCCAGCCACCACCAACAGCCGTCATCA GCATTGCTAGTTGCGGATTACTAATTTTCATGCTAATGTTTTGGAGCAAAAAAATCAAGTGGTGTGGTGTGCCATTACTTGGAAGTCAAGGTAGTGGTGGTGGAATTACAGCCTTCAGATATACTGATTTAGGCCATGCTACTAAACACTTCTCACAAAGGCTGGGAGGAGGTGGTTTTGGTTCTGTATTTAAGGGAGTGTTAAGTGACCGGACTTCTATAGCTGTGAAAAGGCTTGATGGTGCCCGTCAAGGAGAAAAGCAATTCAGGGCCGAGGTAAGCTCAATTGGATTGATCCAACACATCAACCTAGTCAAACTTATTGGATTCTGCTGTGAAGGTGATAAGAGGCTACTCGTGTATGAGCACATGTCAAATGGTTCTCTTAATGCCCATCTATTTCAGAGCAATGCTTCTACTATCCTTAGCTGGAGCACCAGGTATCAAATAGCCATAGGAGTTGCTAGGGGACTGTCCTACTTGCATCATAGTTGCCGAGAATGCATCATACATTGTGATATTAAGCCAGAAAATATACTTTTAGATGCATCATTTCTTCCTAAGATTACAGACTTTGGGATGGCAGCAATTGTAGGAAGGGATTTTAGCCGAGTTCTGACTACATTTAGAGGCACCGCAGGGTATCTTGCCCCAGAGTGGCTCAGCGGAGTTGCTATTACACCAAAAGTTGATGTCTACAGCTTTGGTATGGTACTGTTGGAAATCATATCAGGAAGAAGGAACTCATCCGAAGCATACACCAGCAACAGTTATCAGGCTGTTTATTTCCCAGTGCAagccagcagcaagctccatGAGGGAGATGTGCAGAGTTTGGTGGACCCACAGTTACGAGGTGACTTTGATTTAGCAGAGGCTGAAAGGGTATGCAAGGTTGCATGTTGGTGCATTCAAGATAACGAGGTTCATCGTCCGACAATGGTTGAAGTTGTCCGGGTTCTTGAGGGTCTCCAGGAGGTTGATATGCCCCCAATGCCAAGACTACTTGCAGCTATTACAGAACGCTCTGATGTGACTTCAAT ATGTTCAGTTCGTTCAGCCTTCCTTCAGCTGTCAGTCATGGGTCTGGGATGGGAGTTGGAGACCTCCAAGCAAATTTCGTGGCTTTGTTTGTCTCTGCATTATTGTTTGCACTTTGTACAGCGCCTCAGCGGACTATTGTTTATTTGGTCTGTTCTTATTGACGATCCTTTGATTACCAGGGCTCGGCTACACTGTAGCCAATGGCGACTTCTGCTTGAAAAAAATCAGCAGCTCGAGTTAGACGACAAGAACCAGTTTGTGCGAACTCTGCTCAAcctttttctataa
- the LOC101757922 gene encoding G-type lectin S-receptor-like serine/threonine-protein kinase At2g19130 isoform X1 translates to MALLYILLFGFLLSSMHTPPCSAAPANDDTLMAGQVLASGDKLISRNGKFALGFFQFQPPPTAVISKSTNSNTTTLPSLGWYLGIWFNEIPVFTTVWVANREKPINDPDIKLTKLKISRDGNLIIATLQNASTESIIWSTTHFVNKPTRTSINTTTAAVLMNNGNLVLIAESSSNGTSLWQSFDYPTDVALPGAKLGRNKVTGLNRRFISKKSLIDPGLGSYILELDSNGMLSHKRRKPPFVVYWSWSSSKFAYTLLLVLNGLLGSDPRTNKGSLKPAYVNNNEEECFTYTSSDESSSTFVSIDIFGQIKLNIWSQAEQSWQTIYAQPADQCNLLAACGPFTVCNANSHPFCGCMEGFSPKSPQDWEVDDPTAGCVRNTHLDCTTGYKNTTSSTDMFHYIAHVTLPSYPHNIEDVTTQSECEEACLNNCSCTAYSYSSGRCSIWYDELFSLSQTDGIENFSDNDLYLRLATRGMQSLGENNKVRSRIVIAAGIASCGLLIFMLMFWSKKIKWCGVPLLGSQGSGGGITAFRYTDLGHATKHFSQRLGGGGFGSVFKGVLSDRTSIAVKRLDGARQGEKQFRAEVSSIGLIQHINLVKLIGFCCEGDKRLLVYEHMSNGSLNAHLFQSNASTILSWSTRYQIAIGVARGLSYLHHSCRECIIHCDIKPENILLDASFLPKITDFGMAAIVGRDFSRVLTTFRGTAGYLAPEWLSGVAITPKVDVYSFGMVLLEIISGRRNSSEAYTSNSYQAVYFPVQASSKLHEGDVQSLVDPQLRGDFDLAEAERVCKVACWCIQDNEVHRPTMVEVVRVLEGLQEVDMPPMPRLLAAITERSDVTSICSVRSAFLQLSVMGLGWELETSKQISWLCLSLHYCLHFVQRLSGLLFIWSVLIDDPLITRARLHCSQWRLLLEKNQQLELDDKNQFVRTLLNLFL, encoded by the exons ATGGCTCTCCTCTACATACTACTCTTTGGCTTCCTCTTGTCTTCCATGCACACTCCTCCGTGTTCTGCCGCACCGGCAAATGATGACACTCTCATGGCAGGCCAGGTGCTTGCCTCCGGCGACAAGCTCATCTCAAGAAATGGCAAGTTCGCGCTCGGCTTCTTTCAGTTCCAGCCACCACCAACAGCCGTCATCAGTAAGTCCACCAACAGCAACACCACCACCTTGCCCTCCCTTGGCTGGTACCTTGGCATATGGTTCAATGAGATCCCAGTTTTCACCACCGTGTGGGTTGCTAATAGGGAGAAGCCCATCAATGACCCTGACATCAAGTTAACAAAGCTCAAAATCTCAAGAGATGGCAATCTTATCATTGCCACCTTACAGAATGCCAGCACAGAGTCCATAATTTGGTCCACAACTCACTTCGTCAATAAGCCAACAAGAACTAGCATAAACACTACTACTGCCGCTGTTCTCATGAACAATGGAAACCTTGTCCTCATAGCAGAAAGCTCATCGAATGGAACCTCATTGTGGCAGAGCTTTGACTACCCAACAGATGTCGCGCTTCCTGGTGCCAAGTTAGGCCGGAACAAGGTCACCGGTTTGAACCGGCGTTTCATATCAAAGAAGAGTCTCATTGATCCAGGTCTTGGCTCTTACATCCTTGAACTAGACTCCAATGGGATGTTGTCCCATAAGCGTCGTAAGCCCCCTTTTGTAGTGTATTGGTCTTGGTCATCCAGCAAATTTGCATACACACTTTTATTAGTACTCAACGGGCTGCTAGGCTCAGATCCACGTACCAATAAAGGTTCGCTTAAACCCGCATATGTCaacaacaatgaagaggagTGCTTCACGTACACCTCATCAGATGAATCATCTTCCACATTCGTCTCAATAGACATCTTTGGTCAGATTAAACTGAATATTTGGTCGCAAGCCGAACAATCTTGGCAAACCATATATGCCCAACCTGCTGATCAGTGCAATCTATTGGCTGCTTGTGGACCTTTCACAGTCTGCAACGCCAATTCGCATCCATTTTGTGGCTGTATGGAGGGCTTCTCTCCAAAGTCACCTCAGGATTGGGAAGTCGATGATCCAACTGCAGGATGCGTCAGAAATACTCACTTAGACTGCACAACAGGTTACAAAAACACGACAAGTTCAACAGACATGTTCCACTACATAGCTCATGTTACATTACCCTCTTACCCCCATAACATAGAAGATGTTACAACTCAGAGTGAATGTGAAGAAGCTTGTCTTAATAATTGCTCTTGCACTGCTTATTCCTATAGCAGTGGCAGATGCTCTATCTGGTATGATGAATTGTTCAGTCTAAGTCAAACTGATGGCATTGAAAATTTTTCTGATAATGATCTTTACCTTCGCCTTGCTACCAGAGGTATGCAAAGTTTGGGGGAAAACAACAAAGTAAGATCAAGAATTGTTATTGCTGCAGGCATTGCTAGTTGCGGATTACTAATTTTCATGCTAATGTTTTGGAGCAAAAAAATCAAGTGGTGTGGTGTGCCATTACTTGGAAGTCAAGGTAGTGGTGGTGGAATTACAGCCTTCAGATATACTGATTTAGGCCATGCTACTAAACACTTCTCACAAAGGCTGGGAGGAGGTGGTTTTGGTTCTGTATTTAAGGGAGTGTTAAGTGACCGGACTTCTATAGCTGTGAAAAGGCTTGATGGTGCCCGTCAAGGAGAAAAGCAATTCAGGGCCGAGGTAAGCTCAATTGGATTGATCCAACACATCAACCTAGTCAAACTTATTGGATTCTGCTGTGAAGGTGATAAGAGGCTACTCGTGTATGAGCACATGTCAAATGGTTCTCTTAATGCCCATCTATTTCAGAGCAATGCTTCTACTATCCTTAGCTGGAGCACCAGGTATCAAATAGCCATAGGAGTTGCTAGGGGACTGTCCTACTTGCATCATAGTTGCCGAGAATGCATCATACATTGTGATATTAAGCCAGAAAATATACTTTTAGATGCATCATTTCTTCCTAAGATTACAGACTTTGGGATGGCAGCAATTGTAGGAAGGGATTTTAGCCGAGTTCTGACTACATTTAGAGGCACCGCAGGGTATCTTGCCCCAGAGTGGCTCAGCGGAGTTGCTATTACACCAAAAGTTGATGTCTACAGCTTTGGTATGGTACTGTTGGAAATCATATCAGGAAGAAGGAACTCATCCGAAGCATACACCAGCAACAGTTATCAGGCTGTTTATTTCCCAGTGCAagccagcagcaagctccatGAGGGAGATGTGCAGAGTTTGGTGGACCCACAGTTACGAGGTGACTTTGATTTAGCAGAGGCTGAAAGGGTATGCAAGGTTGCATGTTGGTGCATTCAAGATAACGAGGTTCATCGTCCGACAATGGTTGAAGTTGTCCGGGTTCTTGAGGGTCTCCAGGAGGTTGATATGCCCCCAATGCCAAGACTACTTGCAGCTATTACAGAACGCTCTGATGTGACTTCAAT ATGTTCAGTTCGTTCAGCCTTCCTTCAGCTGTCAGTCATGGGTCTGGGATGGGAGTTGGAGACCTCCAAGCAAATTTCGTGGCTTTGTTTGTCTCTGCATTATTGTTTGCACTTTGTACAGCGCCTCAGCGGACTATTGTTTATTTGGTCTGTTCTTATTGACGATCCTTTGATTACCAGGGCTCGGCTACACTGTAGCCAATGGCGACTTCTGCTTGAAAAAAATCAGCAGCTCGAGTTAGACGACAAGAACCAGTTTGTGCGAACTCTGCTCAAcctttttctataa
- the LOC101757525 gene encoding uncharacterized protein LOC101757525, whose amino-acid sequence MAQMQAGGRGPRRPIAPCRHRTSLWGPVPHSCPTVQNLNSSGERKGLQSLEEERGVEAEAEAEVEAMLRGGGSRTSAKPRRPHSRQRPPSPPAPSRRASGAAAAAAPESKEPLVLEAPVVSSMEETSFTFEFKRGFKRAKKAMLPPMDAPRDEDNIREGFSNKSNTVPAKKEAPKQVEFTHCSPGIVARLMGLDTVPRPKKVLDRCQSDTQANLQRHLFGVVQEVAHASSGDQPCNVSSDELPAVKDVFEVTEMENMAMHKVLEPRNEEQYLRNLEADLEFVRQKFLDAKRLATDEGHRNSKEFSEALDILHSKKDVFLEILEENRTAVSGFSGHILSHSGLQCSPSTSNTAATELSVETSVASVESLAPNGGKIKGSSHRSQIVVLKPNLQRKSFTPVVSSQETSNYKQRRGRQHSNPPRHSKQYSVPQKNEVLEEEGIATQKVRKQTTKSGSMRRQSKEEYSLAAYTEKTKVASTSHDEVMPIYSSLHSAGPSVSRKARKHLSERWQMACQSGSENSIPKGITTLGEMLGLSDGDAPKETSHKGSSDPNFSRSNLREVPASPLGISSKDGWKTWIYCEDDSRGGMSRNFPRSKSLPASLTTSTKLSSRRQSAPTCRLPILKDILNTPTDESENAPVRKRSPIRNAKQRNGRAIVHQGKENMLPEKEIHVTLEKARHSICISDLSQASNIYTEKYPDDDIRTEDQQKSDSVVQHDKKNLEGHMGWAYQTLATSFSETKEVLSIQNQDIIALEEGRSPSVEIDIAQVDTRATQSSASIASGGSCECSSPSASSPRSSGEETSYSGIFKSINLGIQELRAQLKMLKMEGQDDICGDYSDTLSTGECNNINIATYQATEELPIFKNEEDRDLCYVQDMLASVCDLPDYLEGWQVDSDVFLLLENKYCKLLLWSQSDRKLLFDLVNSILADMTTPDNSLHSKIMMKCWPEINREQLAESVWQLVQKQSNYEQFALEDVQPLPLDHRSELEVIGMKIARMIHDDLIKGSIIEFLSQENYLVSN is encoded by the exons ATGGCCCAGATGCAGGCAGGTGGACGTGGTCCTCGCAGGCCCATAGCCCCCTGCAGGCACCGCACTTCCCTGTGGGGCCCAGTGCCCCACAGTTGCCCCACAGTTCAAAATCTGAATTCGTCAGGAGAGAGGAAAGGTCTCCAAAGcctggaggaggagagaggagtggaagcggaggccgaggcggaggtggaagcgatgctgcgcggcggcgggtcgcgAACCTCGGCGAAGCCCCGACGCCCCCACTCCCGCCAgcggccgccgtccccgcccgcCCCGTCGCGTCGAG CAAGCggggctgctgccgccgccgcccccgaatCGAAGGAACCGTTGGTGTTGGAGGCTCCGGTGGTGTCTTCCATGGAAGAAACATCG TTCACTTTTGAATTCAAGCGAGGATTTAAAAGGGCAAAGAAGGCAATGTTGCCGCCTATGGATGCGCCAAGAGACGAAGACAACATAAGAGAG GGCTTCTCTAACAAGTCAAATACTGTTCCTGCGAAGAAAGAGGCACCGAAGCAGGTGGAGTTCACCCATTGCTCGCCTGGCATCGTTGCTAGGCTGATGGGCCTCGACACCGTGCCTCGCCCCAAAAAAGTTCTTGACCGGTGTCAGAGTGACACCCAGGCTAATCTGCAACGACACTTGTTTGGAGTTGTTCAAGAAGTGGCCCATGCTTCATCTGGAGATCAGCCATGCAACGTCAGTTCTGATGAGCTGCCAGCAGTGAAGGATGTTTTTGAGGTGACAGAGATGGAGAACATGGCGATGCATAAGGTGTTGGAGCCTCGAAATGAGGAGCAGTATCTGAGAAACTTGGAGGCTGATCTGGAATTTGTGAGGCAAAAGTTCTTGGATGCCAAGCGCCTTGCCACTGATGAAGGGCATAGGAATTCTAAGGAGTTCAGTGAAGCACTTGATATACTCCACTCAAAAAAGGATGTCTTTCTTGAAATCCTTGAGGAGAATAGAACTGCAGTGTCAGGATTCTCAGGACATATCCTTAGTCACAGTGGGTTGCAGTGTTCTCCTAGTACAAGTAATACTGCTGCTACAGAATTGTCTGTGGAAACTTCAGTTGCGTCAGTGGAGTCGTTGGCACCAAATGGGGGCAAGATTAAAGGTTCAAGCCATCGCTCTCAAATCGTAGTTCTGAAGCCAAACCTTCAAAGGAAAAGTTTCACACCTGTTGTGTCAAGCCAAGAAACATCAAACTATAAGCAGAGGAGGGGTAGACAGCATTCAAATCCCCCGCGCCATAGTAAACAATATTCTGTCCCACAAAAGAATGAAGTTCTGGAAGAAGAGGGTATAGCAACACAGAAGGTTAGGAAACAAACAACTAAAAGTGGCAGCATGAGGAGACAGTCCAAGGAGGAATATAGCCTTGCTGCGTACACTGAGAAGACAAAAGTTGCTTCTACCTCTCATGATGAGGTCATGCCCATTTATTCAAGTCTGCATTCTGCTGGACCATCAGTGAGTAGGAAGGCCAGAAAGCACCTCTCTGAACGATGGCAAATGGCCTGCCAATCTGGTTCAGAAAATTCAATTCCTAAAGGAATAACAACACTAGGTGAAATGCTCGGACTATCTGATGGAGATGCACCAAAAGAAACCTCCCACAAAGGATCATCAGATCCAAACTTTAGTCGCTCTAATTTGAGAGAGGTACCAGCCAGCCCTCTTGGTATTAGCAGTAAAGATGGATGGAAGACATGGATTTACTGTGAAGATGATTCAAGGGGTGGTATGTCAAGGAATTTTCCCAGGTCCAAGTCTCTTCCAGCCTCATTGACCACCTCTACAAAATTATCAAGCAGGAGGCAGTCCGCACCAACCTGTAGGTTGCCTATTCTGAAAGATATATTGAATACACCCACTGATGAATCTGAAAATGCACCTGTCAGGAAGAGATCACCAATCAGAAATGCAAAACAGAGAAATGGAAGGGCAATTGTTCATCAAGGGAAGGAAAATATGCTACCTGAGAAAGAGATTCATGTAACTTTAGAAAAAGCAAGGCATAGCATCTGCATTTCTGATCTGTCTCAGGCAAGCAATATATATACTGAAAAATACCCTGATGATGATATCAGAACTGAGGATCAGCAAAAATCTGATTCTGTTGTTCAACATGATAAGAAAAATTTGGAAGGTCATATGGGGTGGGCATATCAGACACTAGCAACATCGTTTTCAGAGACAAAAGAAGTTCTATCGATTCAGAATCAGGATATCATAGCATTGGAG GAGGGAAGAAGCCCATCAGTGGAGATTGACATTGCTCAAGTTGACACTCGAGCAACACAATCATCAGCGAGTATTGCAAGTGGAGGGAGTTGTGAATGCTCAAGTCCAAGTGCTTCATCGCCACGTAGTTCTGGTGAAGAGACTTCTTATTCTGGAATATTTAAAAGCATCAACCTTGGTATTCAAG AACTCAGAGCACAACTGAAGATGCTGAAGATGGAAGGCCAAGATGACATCTGTGGAGACTATTCTGATACGCTGTCAACTGGTGAGTGCAACAATATAAACATCGCAACGTACCAAGCAACTGAAGAGCTACCTATATTCAAGAATGAGGAGGACAGGGATTTATGTTATGTCCAGGACATGCTTGCAAGTGTGTGTGACTTACCAGATTACCTGGAAGGTTGGCAGGTGGACTCAGATGTGTTTCTATTGCTTGAAAACAAGTATTGCAAGCTGCTCCTGTGGTCACAATCAGACAGGAAACTTCTGTTTGATCTTGTGAACTCTATCTTGGCTGACATGACTACTCCTGACAACAGTTTGCATTCAAAGATTATGATGAAATGCTGGCCTGAAATTAATCGCGAACAGTTAGCTGAAAGTGTCTGGCAATTGGTGCAGAAGCAAAGTAACTATGAGCAGTTTGCACTGGAGGATGTTCAGCCTTTGCCACTGGACCATCGTTCTGAGCTAGAAGTGATTGGAATGAAGATTGCCAGGATGATCCATGATGATCTTATAAAAGGTTCTATCATCGAATTCTTGTCACAGGAGAACTACCTTGTTAGCAACTGA